In Labrus bergylta chromosome 11, fLabBer1.1, whole genome shotgun sequence, one genomic interval encodes:
- the chrd gene encoding chordin, with protein MLVPRALRSLLCVLSCAWLHSGAASRLKSPALPIQSEREPLPSKGLAGCSFGGRFYSLEDTWHPDLGEPFGVMHCVQCLCEPQKTRRSKVFGKVNCKNIKQDCPHLDCDDPVLLPGHCCKTCPKGDGDMKHTDSVLDSFEYFHEKGKEKEGDLHKSYNDRSYLSSEETSLGESRTDFVAVLTGVADSWLPSSGGVARARFSLTRTSLAFSITFQKMSRPNKIVFLDSEGTTTFEYRVPKGETDMICGVWKNLAKPLLRQLQSEQMRISMSTSPSRREEVEGKIIKHRALFAETFSSTLTSQEEENSGMGGIAMLTLSDTENNLHFILILQGLVRHTESEPLLVPIRVQLVYRQHVLREIRANITSHDPDFAEVLTDLNSRELFWLSRGQLEIAVATEGPDPRQISGFISGRKSCDTIQSVMSSGDALTPGKTGGVGSAIFSLHDNGTLDYQVQVAGLTSEFLGLTIELKPRRRNKRTVLYDLTPEYNKATGQAQGSWSRLEARHIHMLLQNELFINVATAHSQDGELRGQIKAMLYSGLEAPRHELPTLLAGYFVSPAVRSGASGHAWVSVDKQCHLHYEIVVSGLSKADDLTVNAHLHGLAEIGEIDDSSTSHKRLLTGFYGSQAQGVLKDISDELLQHLNQGTAFIQVSTKMNPRGEIRGRVHVPNNCEFGTRGEPEEAEFDDLFVKDPEELRKDPHTCFFENQHHAHGSHWTPNYDKCFSCSCQKRTVICDPVICPVLTCTRTIQPEDKCCPICDERKEPKDMKAPERIEENPEGCYFEGDQKMHAPGTTWHPFVPPFGYIKCAVCTCKGSSGEVHCEKVTCPVLTCTHPVRRNPSDCCKECPEEEKTPAGLEHSDMMQADGPRHCKFGKNYYQNSDNWHPWVPLVGEMKCINCWCDHGVTKCQRKQCPVLTCSNITRREGACCPDCLDSKEEDDQTMKAPDKRRSLRH; from the exons ATGCTGGTTCCCCGCGCGCTCCGCTCCTTGCTGTGCGTCCTGAGCTGCGCGTGGCTGCACTCCGGAGCGGCCTCGCGGCTCAAGTCTCCCGCGCTGCCCATCCAGTCCGAGAGAGAGCCGCTGCCCTCCAAAGGCCTGGCAG gATGCTCATTCGGAGGACGCTTCTACTCTCTGGAGGACACATGGCACCCAGACCTGGGAGAGCCGTTTGGTGTCATGCACTGTGTCCAGTGTCTCTGCGAGCCC CAAAAGACCCGCCGCAGCAAAGTGTTTGGAAAAGTAAACTGTAAGAACATCAAGCAGGACTGTCCACACCTGGACTGTGATGATCCCGTCCTGCTGCCCGGGCACTGCTGTAAAACCTGCCCCAAAG GTGATGGCGACATGAAACACACGGACTCTGTGCTGGACAGCTTCGAGTATTTCCACGAGAAGGGCAAAGAGAAGGAGGGCGACCTCCACAAATCGTACAACGACAGATCCTACCTGAGCTCGGAGGAGACGAGCCTCGGTGAGAGCCGCACAG actttgtAGCGGTGTTGACAGGAGTCGCCGACTCATGGCTCCCCAGCTCCGGCGGCGTTGCCAGAGCTCGATTCTCTCTGACAAGAACTAGCCTGGCCTTCTCCATCACGTTCCAGAA aatgaGCCGCCCCAATAAAATCGTCTTCCTGGATTCAGAAGGCACCACTACTTTCGAGTACAGAGTCCCCAAGGGAGAGACCGACATG atcTGTGGCGTGTGGAAGAACCTGGCGAAGCCTCTCCTGCGGCAGCTGCAGTCTGAGCAGATGCGCATCAGCATGAGCACGTCGCCGAGCCGACGAGAGGAAGTGGAGGGAAAGATCATCAAACACAGAGCGCTGTTTGCTG AGACGTtcagctccactctgacgtcgcaggaggaggagaactcGGGCATGGGCGGCATCGCCATGTTAACGCTGAGCGACACGGAGAACAACCTGCACTTCATCCTCATCCTGCAGGGCCTcgtcagacacacagagagcg AGCCTCTCCTGGTTCCCATCCGAGTCCAGCTTGTGTACCGACAGCACGTCCTGAGAGAGATCCGAGCCAACATCACGTCACAT GATCCAGACTTTGCCGAGGTGCTGACAGACCTGAATAGCCGTGAACTGTTTTGGTTATCTCGCGGCCAGCTGGAGATCGCTGTGGCAACAGAGGGTCCAGATCCGCGGCAGATCTCTGGTTTCATCAGCGGCAGGAAATCGTGTGACA CCATACAGAGCGTGATGTCCAGCGGGGACGCGTTGACCCCGGGGAAGACGGGAGGAGTGGGATCTGCGATCTTCAGCCTCCATGATAACGGCACGCTCGACTACCAG GTTCAAGTCGCAGGCCTCACCAGCGAATTTTTGGGCCTCACCATCGAGCTGAAGCCAAGGCGTCGAAACAAGCGCACCGTGCTGTACGACCTGACGCCTGAGTACAACAAGGCCACAGGCCAGGCTCAGGGCAGCTGGAGCCGTCTGGAGGCTCGACACATCCACATGCTGCTGCAGAACGAACTGTTCATCAACGTGGCCACGGCACACAGCCAGGACGGCGAGCTAAGGGGGCAGATTAAAGCCATGCTGTACAGCGGCCTGGAGGCACCCAGACACG AGCTTCCCACTCTCCTCGCCGGTTACTTTGTGTCTCCAGCTGTAAGATCGGGCGCTTCTGGCCACGCCTGGGTCTCAGTGGACAAACAGTGTCACCTGCACTATGAGATCGTCGTCTCGGGCCTCAGCAAGGCCGACGATCTCACTGTGAACGCCCACCTGCACGGACTGGCTGAGATCGGAGAAATAGACGACAGCAGCACCTCACACAAGAGGCTGCTGACAGGATTTTACGGCTCACAG GCTCAGGGAGTGTTAAAGGACATCAGTGATGAATTACTGCAACACCTGAACCAAGGAACAGCCTTCATCCAGGTCAGCACCAAGATGAACCCGCGAGGAGAAATTCGAGGACGG GTCCACGTGCCAAACAACTGTGAGTTCGGGACCAGGGGCGAGCCGGAGGAGGCAGAGTTTGACGACCTCTTTGTGAAGGATCCTGAGGAGCTGAGGAAAGACCCCCACACCTGCTTCTTTGAGAACCAGCACCACGCTCACGGCTCCCATTGGACCCCAAACTATGACAAGTGTTTCTCCTGCAGCTGCCAG aagCGGACTGTGATCTGTGATCCCGTCATCTGTCCCGTCCTGACCTGCACCAGAACCATCCAGCCTGAGGACAAGTGCTGCCCCATCTGTGACG AGAGGAAGGAGCCCAAGGACATGAAAGCTCCAGAGAGGATAGAGGAAAATCCTGAGG gTTGTTACTTTGAAGGCGACCAGAAGATGCACGCTCCAGGCACCACGTGGCATCCCTTCGTTCCTCCCTTTGGCTACATCAAATGTGCCGTCTGCACCTGCaag GGGTCTTCAGGGGAGGTTCACTGCGAGAAGGTGACGTGTCCGGTGTTGACCTGCACTCATCCCGTCAGACGTAATCCCTCCGACTGCTGTAAGGAGTGTCCCGAGGAGGAGAAGACTCCTGCAGGTCTGGAGCACAGCGACATGATGCAGGCAGATGGACCCAGGCACTGCAAGTTCGGCAAAAATTATTACCAGAACAGCGACAACTGGCATCCCTGGGTCCCACTGGTCGGGGAGATGAAATGCATCAACTGCTGGTGTGAT CACGGTGTGACTAAATGTCAGAGGAAGCAATGTCCGGTCCTGACCTGCAGCAACATCACCCGCAGAGAGGGCGCCTGCTGCCCCGACTGTCTCG actcCAAAGAAGAAGACGACCAGACGATGAAAGCTCCAGACAAAAGACGAAGCTTGAGACACTGA
- the LOC109986280 gene encoding uncharacterized protein, whose translation MSVKTCYPWGRRREEEQERLHEEAGPSKRREDKEKECMQQLSQCPACNQGRDVVLILPCSHTMCGPCITAAEGARSGQHHSVSQPVCSVLCPRCRHPVELPCRSWSSATSSLPKHPTLSPACVSRETGSREGESGDPLQCVQVDARCHDVCDVTEQSGVHEPGSSSTEPPEDGAVDLREEEMEQSVYGLCFSLDPSTAPPSLHLSNSSLTVAYKEDSPPGPPRDPMVRRSLSLDPPGILVPLVCADVVIRRGQYYWEVDVCNSSVYRIGVSAVDASCGWWLDRHGPSFYAVYDGSLEPLCTVPPQIKTLGVFLNIGGGVLSFHNSLTQEHLATLSTRFHRAGVRPALGLRQGRLRVRCGLPPPAHVFLSKDSTYRGPRGAGGGRWQRELPFHSVRKVIQKFEELAVSDSDSGLVSSFGSSCSTLVSLPDLGIPGMFPSGPAGQETAAE comes from the exons ATGTCAGTGAAGACTTGTTATCCGTGGGGAAGacgcagagaggaggagcaggagcgTCTGCACGAGGAGGCAGGACCGTCAAAGAGGCGGGAAGACAAGGAAAAGGAATGTATGCAGCAGCTCTCACAGTGTCCAGCATGCAACCAGGGGCGTGATGTTGTCCTGATCCTGCCCTGCTCACACACCATGTGTGGTCCCTGCATTACAGCTGCAGAGGGAGCAAGGTCAGGTCAGCATCACAGTGTCAGTCAACCTGTCTGCTCCGTGCTGTGTCCCCGCTGTCGACACCCCGTGGAGCTGCCGTGCCGGTCCTGGTCATCTGCAACTTCAAGTCTGCCAAAACATCCAACCCTGAGTCCTGCATGTGTGAGCAGGGAGACTGGAAGCAGGGAGGGGGAGTCTGGAGATcctctgcagtgtgtgcag GTGGACGCACGCTGCCATGATGTCTGTGACGTGACAGAACAGAGCGGTGTGCACG AGCCAGGCTCCAGTTCCACTGAACCACCAGAGGATGGCGCTGTAGACCTgcgagaggaggagatggagcagTCAGTCTATG gactttgtttttctctggaCCCTTCGACtgcacctccctccctccatctttccaACTCCTCGCTCACTGTTGCCTACAAAGAGGACAGCCCTCCTGGTCCACCTCGAGACCCAATGGTCAGGAGATCCCTCTCCTTAGACCCCCCTGGGATCCTTGTCCCCCTGGTCTGTGCGGATGTGGTGATCAGACGAGGACAGTATTACTGGGAGGTGGACGTCTGTAACAGCTCCGTCTACAGGATCG GTGTGAGCGCAGTGGACGCCTCTTGCGGCTGGTGGCTGGACAGACATGGCCCTTCTTTTTATGCCGTGTACGATGGGAGCCTGGAGCCGCTCTGCACAGTCCCGCCCCAGATCAAAACCCTCGGGGTCTTCCTCAACATTGGTGGGGGAGTCCTGAGCTTCCACAACTCTCTGACTCAGGAGCATCTAGCCACGCTTTCTACACGCTTCCACCGAGCTGGAGTGCGCCCTGCTCTGGGCCTACGTCAGGGTCGACTGAGGGTGCGCTGTGGCCTCCCCCCTCCTGCTCATGTGTTCCTCAGTAAGGACTCCACCTACAGGGGGCCTCGTGGAGCTGGTGGAGGTAGGTGGCAAAGGGAGCTTCCCTTCCACTCAGTCAGGAAAGTGATACAGAAGTTTGAGGAGCTGGCCGTGTCGGACTCAGACTCTGGTCTGGTATCCAGTTTTGGATCGTCCTGCTCCACCTTGGTTTCCCTTCCAGATCTGGGGATTCCTGGGATGTTCCCCTCTGGGCCAGCAGGACAGGAAACTGCAGCTGAATAA